A genomic region of Streptomyces rimosus contains the following coding sequences:
- a CDS encoding sugar ABC transporter permease has protein sequence MTTNLSKADGAEGAGGAAEGAVIAVDPRLLVRQQGFKGYLDEFRRKMRSGELGSLPVIVGLIIIGLVFQLQDSAFLGAENLSNLFVTAAGTGLIAVGIVFVLILGEIDLSVGSVSGLAAAVFAVLNINNGMPEWAALILALLTGTVAGVLHGFFFARIGVPAFVVTLAGLLGWNGLMLQILGSNGTINLDDSGLVAQLTNYYFTDVAAAYGLATVAVLAFLGLSLLDSRRREAAGVPSRPLSETVLRTVVLAVPAYLVAWLLNQYKGLPLAVVIFLGVVVALDFVLRRTTYGRQVFALGGSVEAARRAGINVAFVRISVFSLAGTMAAVGGMFLASQINAANQSSGAGSLLMNAIAAAVIGGTSLFGGRGKTWSALLGVLVIQSIASGMALLGIASAVQYMITGAVLLAAVVIDSVSRRTQRTAGRA, from the coding sequence GTGACCACCAACCTTTCCAAGGCCGACGGCGCCGAGGGCGCCGGAGGCGCCGCCGAGGGTGCCGTTATCGCCGTGGACCCGCGGCTGCTCGTACGGCAGCAGGGGTTCAAGGGCTACCTCGACGAATTCCGCCGCAAGATGCGCAGCGGCGAACTGGGTTCCCTCCCGGTCATCGTCGGCCTCATCATCATCGGCCTCGTCTTCCAGCTCCAGGACTCCGCGTTCCTCGGCGCCGAGAACCTCTCGAACCTCTTCGTGACGGCCGCCGGCACCGGACTGATCGCCGTCGGCATCGTCTTCGTCCTCATCCTCGGCGAGATCGACCTGTCCGTCGGCTCGGTCAGCGGCCTGGCCGCCGCGGTCTTCGCCGTCCTCAACATCAACAACGGCATGCCGGAGTGGGCGGCCCTGATCCTCGCCCTCCTCACCGGCACCGTGGCCGGAGTCCTGCACGGCTTCTTCTTCGCCCGCATCGGCGTCCCCGCCTTCGTCGTCACACTCGCCGGACTGCTCGGCTGGAACGGTCTGATGCTCCAGATCCTCGGATCGAACGGCACCATCAACCTCGACGACAGCGGCCTCGTCGCCCAGCTCACCAACTACTACTTCACGGATGTGGCCGCCGCGTACGGTCTGGCGACGGTTGCCGTCCTGGCCTTCCTCGGCCTCTCCCTCCTCGACTCCCGCCGCCGCGAGGCCGCGGGCGTCCCGAGCAGGCCGCTCAGCGAAACCGTGCTGCGCACGGTGGTTCTCGCCGTGCCCGCCTATCTGGTGGCCTGGCTCCTGAACCAGTACAAGGGGCTGCCGCTCGCCGTGGTCATTTTCCTGGGCGTCGTCGTCGCCCTCGACTTCGTGCTGCGGCGCACCACGTACGGACGCCAGGTCTTCGCCCTCGGCGGCAGCGTCGAGGCGGCCCGCCGTGCGGGCATCAACGTCGCGTTCGTCCGCATCTCCGTCTTCTCCCTCGCCGGCACGATGGCCGCCGTCGGCGGCATGTTCCTGGCCTCCCAGATCAACGCCGCGAACCAGTCTTCCGGGGCGGGCAGCCTCCTCATGAACGCGATTGCTGCCGCGGTCATCGGAGGTACGAGCCTGTTCGGCGGGCGCGGCAAGACGTGGTCCGCGCTCCTGGGCGTCCTGGTCATCCAGTCCATCGCCTCGGGCATGGCGCTGCTGGGTATCGCGTCGGCCGTCCAGTACATGATCACCGGTGCGGTGCTGTTGGCG